CCTGCAAGGATCCACAGTTCTGCTTGGAGTTTTGTCCCATCCCCAGGCTTCTGTTCTTTCTGAAATCAATGACTGTGGTCTTGTGTTCTTAGCTGCAGGATGCCCTGAAGTGTCAAGACTGTCAAAAGCAGTTCAAGTCCAAAGCAGGCTTGAATTACCACACAATGGCAGAACATATTAACAAGGTGAGCCGCACTGGAGCATCTGAGGGCACAGGTTCAACAAGCTTTGCCTGAATGAAACATACTGTTTGTATAGCATtggtacttaataaaatacacaATAGGTACAGTACTTAataagtaagtgtgtgtgtgtgtagggaggggggaaaaatatatttatatctaACATTGGACCCTATAATATAAgtaaatatatatagaaaatgctTTTAATACATATTAGCGATAATGTTCAGTCTTCAGGGCCAACCCTTTTAAGTAACTATAGAAACTTGGCACTAGGTTGAAGGCTGACGTATTACATGAggaaaaacaagttttaaaatgtGCCTGGAGACCAGATTGTGTTCCCAGTGGCTGTTATTGCCTGGGGCTAGTGCTGATCTGAGGAGCAGAAATAATATGTGGTGTCTTCACCACAAGACAATCTGGAGCTTTCCGATCAATCCCAGCACAGTGCGAGTTCTAGCAGTGGAAACCCAGCAGTGCAAGATGCTAATGTTCCTGAGAAAACTCTTTTGTTATTGATTCAGAGTAATCTTGTGCAGAATAAATACTGTGGTCTTGTCCGGCATTGCTTGCTAACGTACTATAAAAAGATCTGTTGACTTATTGTTTCTGTAGCCCAGTGCACATAAAGACAGCTTTCCAGACGAACAGGAAGAACGGGACAGACTACGGAAGGTTCTCAAACAAATGGGCAAGCTGAAATGTCCTaatgaggtaaaaaaaatatatatatatatagatatataatagatgggcttcagtgagttacaggaaaataattccatttaGGGTTTCTTTGACGTCATAAAtcacgagaccgaaggtcgagtaatttataaactctGTTGTAatctctgttgtgctgggtcatatttttaaaggggcaacgaacccgtgtttGGTGCaatccttcacaatatatatatatatatatatatgaaggagCCATTTAGAGATTCAAAAAACCATCAGTGTTATATTAAGAGTCCAGTAAAACTCTTAACTCCCTCGGCTGGGGCTTTGTGTAACTGGGCCTCCTGTTTGTTCTTGTCCCCCCCAGGGCTGCACAGCCACCTTTTCCAGTCTGATGGGCTACCAGTATCACCAGAAGCGCTGCGGAAAAGACCCTTCCGACACAGAGAAGCCTGTCTTTGTCTGTAAACACTGCaggaaaaactacaaatccaAGGCTGGCCACGACTACCACATCCGCTCCGAGCACAGCACTGTGAGTGCCTCCACACCATTTATAAAGAGCCATTCACAGATATAAACAGTGCCCTGAAGCACGGTACAATTGCATAAAACACCATTTAGAAATTATAAAGTTTGAAATTCAGCAGACACATCGGGGCTTGGTTTTCCAGTTGCAGACTGATAGATTTTTGTAAAATGGGTAGTTATTAGTTATGGGAGGTCCTGTGCTGATCATTGACCTACAATGATATCATGTGCCTTGTTTTACAGTCCCCATAATCTTGTCAGGGTTTTGTACCCCAGTTTCTTCTTGGTTATTTTGCAATGTGGATTGGGGTCCCTGTGTGTGCAGAGTCCGAAGCAGTCGGAGCAGGTTGCTgcaagggaggaggaggaggaggaggaggagatagaGGACTTCGAGAGGACCCCCAGTGGCAGAGTGCGCCGCAGGTCTGCCCAGGTCGCTGTCTTCCATCTGCAGGAGATCGCAGAGGATGAGCTGGCCAAGGACTGGAACAAGCGCAAGATGAAGGACGACCTGGTCCCTGACATCAAGAGAGTAAGAGCCAGCAAATCAAGTGCTAGAACTGTACATACGAACGTGGGCTGGAACAAGGTTCCTGCTTTGACTATTACTTCATTTAAACTCAGCGTTGCCAAGTACCACATTCAGTATTACCATCCCGCGTTATAATCTATATCAACTGTCTTGGTAACTTGCAATATAAAGCCCTGCAGTCTTAGTTACAGTGCTGAGATTCATTCAGTTTTTTAAACCCCCCATTGAATGACAATGCAATTTGTcaatattctgttttaaaaaataagaacaaggGATATGGCGGTGATAGCTGTTAGGAAAAGGATACACGTGTTGAAGTTAGCGTTTACAGAAACAATGTTACACAAATCTGTTTGCATGTGTTTGCTGAATGCTGTCCACAGTCTGGTTGTCAGTGTGAATTTGTAAGCGTGTCGGCTTACTGAAACTGAGCTGTAACATTTTGAGTTCTCTTTAATCTAATCTAAGAAGAGAGAAGTTCTCAGGAAGACCAAGGGGAGTCTGTGTGAAACTGGTGGGTGTAAGCTGCTACGCTAAACACCGCAGTGCATTGGAACACTTTTATTTAGAGGTGTTAGACGATAAAAGAGCGATAATAATGCTAATCAGCTAATCGATCCACTGGTGACCGCTTGAATGTAGTAATTCGATTCCACTGCGTCCATAACAagcttcatttaaaaatgatGACCACTTGATAGGCAGGAAAATCCTTGTAACTGTAAAGGAAAGTCAAAGTAGAGACTGGACTAGGGAGGTAGCTCCTGCTTTCATGTCAGTCCTCAAAATCAGTTTGTCACTGCCAGTAACGATTGTATTAACAAATGTGAAACTAGACTTTAGTTACAAGGAGTTGCAAAACCTAGAAATGTTTCAAATGATATGTATCTTGTGTTTCAGCTTAACTACACTCGCCCTGGGCTTCCGAAATTTAACCCCAAAGTGCTGGATAACTGGAAGAAAGAAGTCAAGGAGAAAGGGTTCATCTTCTGTGTGAATAATGTAGGCCAAGTAACTTAAACTCTGTTTCTTAAAGAAGTATGTTATGCTGTGGAAAAGAATATTCCATGCCAGCTGATACAGTATATTAGAGATTTAAACCCAGTCCAGGCCAACAGTATCATAGACAAAAGCCTGCCTGTAATCATTGTATAACACAGAAAATAGCTTTGTTTACACATGGCTCTTATTGGAAACTGCTATTTTGAAATATGCAGTGCAGACATATATTAGAACATCATCTTGCTTTATGGTTTGAAAAAAATGTGCACTCCTTCAAACAGAATTACAGCAGGGCTAATTCTATTCTgatgtgtgtgttcttttttcttcCTCCAGCACTGTGAAGCAGTCTACTCAAGTGTTTCAGGTCTAAAAGCCCATTTAGCCAACTGTAACAAGGTATGTACAACCCCCTGTAGCTTTTTCCCAACACTTAGTGGGAAGAGGTTTCCACACAACTGGCCTGTTGTCCTTATTCCTGTAAAGTAGGCAGTCACCTCTGCTTCTACTGCTATCAGTGATGTTTTATCGCAGGAAttgcaatgaaagtgaatggcagagctTCCACCTGTCATATAATATTCGTCAGTGTGTGAACCCAGCCCGATGCTGCTGTATTTTCTCATGCAGGAAGGCGGCTCTGTTGGGAAGTACAGGTGTCTGCTGTGCCAGAAGGAGTTCAGCTCTGAGAGTGGAGTTAAATACCACATCGGCAAGACCCATTCGGTGGTAAGGAGTGTCATTCTATTTTCAGGGAAACCTGCCTGTGTGTGACCCCTGCTGTGACAATTCTGTGTCAAGCAGAAGGGAAAGATAACAGGGGTTGATAATAGATGTGAAGGTGATTACTGTACAATAGTGACGATTCTACATTTAATCTGACcaccttgcattttttttttttttttttttaactgatctaTGAACAGAACTGGTTCCGGACTTCAAACCCGGTCTCTCCAAATGGCAAAAGGAAAGAACTCAACAATGTAAAGAAAGACGGAAAGAACAGCACAACCGGAAAGAAGAGGGGGAGGAAACCTAAAGAAAGGCCCCCAGAGCCTCCGCAAAAAGACACGGAAAAGGCTGAATCAAAGACTAGCTCCACAAATGCAACAGATACCACGGCTTCAGCTGCAAACAAAATCACCGGAGACcagagaaaagaaacaaaaccaccTGCGAAGAAAAGGGGGCGAGCCAAGAAAGTGCAGAATAAACCTTAAAAAGAAAGACACCTTTCATAGCGCTTTGGCTGGGATTTTGaaggaaaatgttttaaaaaatacaataaaaaaatcagGCTGTACAGTAAATAGATACAACCTGAAGATGAATTCCTGTATTTAGGTTTATTCTGCCCTGGGGAGggttattcatatatatatatatgatacagTATAGGCAGTTACAGTTTAAGGCATCCGTCCAGTTTTTAGGTTTCTATATTTTTGCGATCCCCTTGTTATATAaagtctatttgtttttttttaatattttttttaaccactagTGTTTTTCTGACTTGTATGTAGGCTTGTGTTTAAGGAAGGTGTTAAAATGAGCTGTaaactacagtatttattgaCCTCATTCTGGTTAATTTCTGACCACAGGGTTTGCTGTATCAATAGGGTCCATACCTGTCAACTTTTTGGGTGGGGTGGTGGGGATGCAGGTGCgtggctaagtatgtgaacttgcctcacTCACTGAATGCATCCGTGCCACAGGACTcctctgggtcctaaaccctgctaggtacagacagggattgcagtaaccacacaccggtcatgacttttgcagacattaaaggtttgctgacataaggggggtTAACAGTAGAGTTAtgagcaaaatacgggagaaaatctgtcccgtgAGATGTCTGGGAGAAGGCTCCAAGATACAGGAGACTTCGGGTGAATACGAGAGTGTTGACAGGTCTGGGGGTCACGTGGCAGCATGTGTGTCTCAATCCactcatatattattatttgtttatttagcagacgcctttatccaaggcgacttacagagactagggtgtgtgaactatgcatcagctgcagagtcacttacaactgcgtcttacctgaaagacggagcacaaggaggttaagtgacttgctcagggtcacacaatgagtcagtggctgaggtgggatttgaaccagggacctcctggttacaagcccttttctttaaccactggaccacacagcctcctataactgGATAGTGGCAGCCGTTTCCACTGTCAATATCTCAGTTGaaagagttgtttttttgttgtccaGCATTTTCAGAACAGAAGAGGATTGAAGAATAATTTGTCCTTACTGTATTATTTTGATCAATGCATTTTGTATGGCAGCTGAATATACTGTAGAATATAGCAAGCATTTTTTCCTtctgattttaaatatatgtatgtgaTACACTGCTCCAGACAGTTAAGGGATATTcacatgtatgtatgtttataaaGCTGCTTATGCAGGCACTTCAGTGTGCATAATCGATAGATACCCAGGCTGTATGAGTGTCTGTGGTGACTCCTGTATGAAGGGTTCACAAAAGTCTGGATATGGAAGAAGCAGGACCCCTTTCTCAGCATAGGCTGTAATATTTGCTTATTACCATTACCTCACACATTCACTTGTACCAGCTTTGCATTTAAATGACTACAGGATTTGGGGATTTGTAATGTTAAATACTCACATCCCAGAGTAGCCCCTAATTGTTGGAGCAGAGTATATTGTACCCCCAGAGCATATGTTTGTAAAGTTCTGTGTGCGGAGGAGAGGCAGTGGTTCTGGGGTTGTGATGTTTTGTTAGATTTCCTtattaaatacagaaaatgtaGTTTTCTCTCAGATCAAAAGAAAAGTTAAGTCAGCAGCTAAATACTATTctctaatattatttttataagtGACAGTAGTTTTAAGCCAAGTAGCAAATGTTAGTTGCACAGGAAAAAATcatgtttacaaaaaaatagtAATGAAAAAATCAAGTTCATGGAAGATACcggtaaaaaaaaagatatatatatatatatatatatatatatatatatatatatatatttagaaccTCCATCATCACATACCTGATTCTTTCCTCAGCTGTGGTCCTGCGTGAGTGAGTTAGTGCCAGCATGGCACGTgtgttgtttttcaaaaagttGTAAAGTAGATATAAAGGATgcttttacaagaaaaaaaaaatctatataacaTTGAAATTTTTAAGGATTCATTAATTTcgtggtgttaaaaaaaaaaaatttacattgTCAATTCATTTGGAACAAACCCCATTTTTGTTGAGAGCTACAATGAACTACGTTTTCTTTTATTGCAGCAATACTGTGATGCTAGTTTTTAGTACTATAACATCGCAATATGCTAAATGCACagctttgtattgtttttttacttCCATTTAGACACCATAAACAGGGAGAGGGAATCCTTTTATACTACTGGTAAGatcaaaaataaatgtgcagtCTAAAACAGAAGAAGGAGATGAAATCATTTAACTGCCACATCTCTAAAATATTGGGAGACTCCCTTGAGGTAAGGGAAAAATCTAATGCTGGTTTTAAAAGCCTGTTCTGCCTTGCACTTTAAAACTCTCTGTTGTTTTGCACTTTGCATATAAATTGATGAAGCGACTACAAACCCCCTAGCTGTGGAAATATAATATGACTGAGGACTCTAGTTCAAGCAACTTCATTGAGACTGGCACAAGAGTGGGCTCAAATCCCCATGTTTCCAAATGGAATATCATGAGAGCAACAGCTAGAAGAGGCTtccaaaatctatttttaaaaatctatagCCAGACGTGTACCTAACCATTGCATCTGTGTGCTTCCATTGACTGAGCCAAAGCTGGCAGGTGCACCAGGGCGACAGTCTCAGACTAATGAACTCTTTTCTTCGAAAGCCAGTACAAGTTAACAACCTGCAAGCAAAAGTATCTTTTAAATCTATTGATTTGTTCCCTGTTACTGTAGATCTGTAGCTACAACTGTGTGATACAATAAGGTTTTTGGCAATCGCCAGTGTTGCATATGATTTGACTTTCCCTTTTAAGAGTTTTAAAATGCTGTAGTATCGGTAGgttatttacaatacagtaaGCCTTTAAAGTAAGCAATCACGAGGTTTGATTTTTGCAAGCAGCTTATCAAAAAGCCTCCACGACTACGTCCAATTCAGTGTGTTTAGAATCTGTGAAGGAACTATTCATTGCGTCCATCCAGAGAGTAGCAAGTTTACAGTAATAGATTctcaaaatgttctttttttctctgttCTAAAGCAATTGTTATATTTGAGGCATTAATTCAAGGGGGTACTTACTACATATTTGCTTAATCTAAACTTACAATTTTACAATCTGTTGTATTAATTGTGCATAATTACCCTTCatctaaataataaaatgttgaataaaggttttttttgttttttgttttttaatggacTGTTAGTTTAACTATGCAAAGCAAGAGATTTTCCACCATACATAAGGAAAGCATTGTTCAATAAAGAGTGGCAGGTTAGAAATGTCCTGCCATAACCTTGAAAAGTGATATATTCTCAACAGTATGACATCACAGTGGTGTGGAATCCTCAGATAGAACAGTCAAAATTCTAAAACTGTTGCCCTTAAATGGACATAGGTTAATTTCTTTATTTGTGTATCATATAAATGAAAATTAAACATGTGTACTGTAGGTCCACAAACGATTGATTTTTCCAGCAACTGGACTAGGATATTGTTACATGCTTACAGTACCCAAGAGCTATATATAGGGTTACAGTCATGCACTGAGAATGAAGCATACCTAATGCATTGCAATCAAAAAAAGGATGTACCCCTACCAAGATCTCTTTTACTCTTTATTAGCTGTGCCCCTAATCATGAACAGTTTAATGTAAGTTCTATTATTCTTTAGTGTCTATTTCTGCACATAGCCTCTGTGCACTGATATCGTTGACTGCCTAGTGTGTTTGTGTTCTCCAGATGACATTTCGTCCGCCCTTCATACCTAATTGCCACTAAGAAAACTAGACTagtataaattattttattttttttatttctttttaatgttcAACCAATCAGACCACTAATGAggcatcttaaaaataaataaataaaatagattttttttaaaaagcaggatTATATGCTTCTCATTTATGTTTAAATTGGCACAGTACAACGTTGGAGTAAAAGCTTAGTAAGCCATCGATATGCCAGGCTGCTCTGCAACAAATGTGTTCACTACTGTACCAGTTCACTACAGTTACAGAATGCTAACCATGAGCGTCTTGTGCATGGGTATAGTCAGGCCGTTCCAGTAATTCAGGGTGGGTGGCTATATTTGTTCATCGTTCAAAAACAGGCTGTGGTAGGGCTACTGTCTTAAATATACCCTTATATGAACTACTCTCCAGCAAGCACTGTGCACAAAATAATAGGGACCCAGGAGTTCTGGAAAATGTAGTTCTATTTCTGAACATACCGCATGTTCTGCAGACGGGCTTTTCCGACGTCAGGACGACAATCCCCAACATGCAATGCGTCACGTCTACCGTAACGACTGATAAAGAAGAATAACCATGTCCGACGTTAGCATGGAGACTCGGGTCCCCGAGATGGAAAACATGGACAAAGCCGCCACTCGGTCTGCCAGGTAATACATGTATTAGAATGTAATTAGtattgcttcattttttcattgtAACACGCACTAAACTCAGTGACCTGACGCgagttatcatcatcatcatgcaacGTACACAGATGCACGCTGGCGCTGTCAAATCCAGGAAGTCACATAGTCATACATATTGTGAGCAGGGAGTTTGTTTTATGTAATtcacataaaatacaaataaaacacctgGTAAATATTGCTAAATATTCTACAAATAAAACACCAGTTTTTAGAAATGAGGTCGTTCATTCTTTCATGACGCGGAAATCGGACAGTTTATATTACTGCTTCTTAGTTCGAGATGCTTCTGCAGCAGATACACTGTTCGTGTGTGTCTGTTTAATGAATACACAGGATCACGAATCCGTTCAGCCTGCTAACAATCCAGTGCGGTGCCCCAGTCCATACATGCAGATCCCGGTGTCTAATCTGCTGTCACACAGCGTGACCAAACCAACAGCTGACAAATCCTTCTGCGATTGGAACTCAACTAGGGATACACTAGCACAGGTGATAGTGTTAAGACAagccaataataaataataatctttgcaAAATTTCTAGGTgaatgatttattgtattgtactaaaaaaaaaagaaactgaaaaaatTGAAGAATTTATTGGAGGTTAATATTTGCTATTTGTTAGTAATgtttatatagagagagaaaagCGTTCAGAAATAAACAGAATATTTTATGTAAACAATGAACAGAAACAGCGCTGTCTACCAATTATAGTGCAGAAACAAATGGCTTGCACATGCTTCTGCTCTGTTGCAGAATTACCAGCAGGGGGGAGTAGTGAGATACATTTTATATAACAAGATTACAGTAATCTCTAAACAGTTTGCAGTTGTAGAACGGATTTtgctgtgctattattattatttagttttttagatttttttttttttttagtttagtgtggAATATGCGTGTTGTGTTGCCAGCAGGGAGTGCTGTGGGCTAATTGTTAGGAATGGCAGGTGTACTGAAGGTAGACCAAACAGTACCGCGGTTtgtgtgctgtttgtttagaAGCAGTCTCGCTGGCAggttgggaaaaaaaacaatcaagCTGGGAATCCCATTGGTGCTTCTGATTGGCCTTGGGGTGGGGGAGAAAACCATACAGCTGGGAAGGTGTTGAGTTTCATCAATTTGTTTACGCGTATGCAGAGGCTCCAAAGGGAGAGCGCGTCCTGATATACAGAGGCAGCGGAACGGACTGTCAACACCTACATGACAGAGATCGGGCTTTTGCACACAATATTTCATATGTCAGACGTGCTATATGTAGCTTTTAAACACAAATGTGATTGTGGGTTGTGAGAACAGTGTCTAACTGGAGCCTTTGCAGCGCCTCCAACAACACTAAATGTCAGCGGCAGATGACAGCCCCTCTCCAAAAAGGGCTGGGCATGTCTCTCACGAAGACGCTGCTATTAATAACATGTAATGAACATAATCTGTAGGATAAGTTATCCTCTTGTGTGTGGTGGCTGTGCGGAGATCGAAAAGCCGTTGCAATTGCACGGCTAACGTTCTAACCAACACtgcagtaaagaaaacaaaacagacagtcaACGATAGTTTTGTTTTCCCCATATCCCACACCGGTGCTCAGTCACAGGACAGGGAAGCTAAAGATACTTACTGCACAGTGTTGTATGTCCATTGCACTATAAAGCACTGTTTTCAAGTGCTGTGAGCTGAGGTTGTTGAATCAAGGATACACATAGGTTCTGTGTGTGCAGTGATAGACATGAACACTCCTGCGTACTCTGGAGCCATGATAACTGGCTGTTGGGCGCTCACATCTGATGGCAGGTAAGCGTGTTTCTTGTGCTTTGTTTATTTCACTGTGTTAAATGTTTAAGTGCTGTCTTGAAACTTGTTAGCCCTGCAGTGTTTGTGACGCAGGCCTGTAGTCCTGTATTATACATAACTAAGGGCCATTTTTGTTTGAGTGTTATCATTAATCTGATGTAGATAACCTGAATATGCAAAGTACAAGGTCAGGAAAAGAGACAGAGGACAGGGATCCATGACAGGGTTTTTATGTAGGTATTTTCTGTAGGTATTTCTTAATAGcaacatttgttttgtattccTAGTAAGAGGCACACTGTGATAAGTCTGATATTGGTTCAAAGACAAGACAGTCTTAAAATTTGGTAGGATGGATACAAATATGATACATAATCTGTggtggaaatgtttattttatttatttatttttaaagtgccAACAAAACTTTAATGCTGAATGTTCTCCTCTACAGTACAAAATCGTTTACATGTTCAGCTTATTTGTATTGAGATTGTACACTGGATACACAAGCAAGCCAGGTGTTGTCTGTAAAACATCATTGGCATGTACCATTTTTGTTGTGCTTTTTGGACTTTGGCTTTAAAGAAAGTACAGGTATGTTTGTCAAACAGAGTGACGTAGTTTCATGGGAGGAAGCAGCGTGTGTCTGGGCAGATAAATCCACTATCTAGGTCAACAGAACTTGAATATAACACCGAGCATGATTATGGGACCCTacagaaaattatatttttttcccccaatattATGCGGTTATTCATTTCCTACAACTAGTTTGCATGTCAGCCAGACCTTCTGAGCTAGTCACTAATATATGTAAAACGATTGGAACAGTGTAAAGTGTACCTGAAGTATTTTTCCAGGTAATGTTCTTCGTAGTATCCCTGGCCTGATAATAGAATTATGTGGGCAGGCTGCCATTTGGGGTCGGTGATCGTTGAAAGTAATTAGAAGAGCCGAAAGCAGTACTTACTGTACTAGGCAGGGCTACAGACTACACTAAAAATGGGTGTACATGTCAATTAAAAGCATgtttcaatatttatgaatgcgttATGACGTTGatctgtattacaaaaaaaacgcatatcacatgttttaataaactgaagtgcgagaAGGGCGTAACAATATGATGGAataagtgcagagagctgctgtattaacacaCCAGCAGAATAAGGTAGCCACATTATTAATGTAGCCGTTTATTAATGACCAAACGCGTGCGACTactgttatataaaaaatgtagcttaaaatgaacagctgcATGCAATACATTTAGAACAAGAAGAGCGAAACACGATAATAAAAATACTTAAGGtgtgttgcacacgtgccattaacacGACGCTATgacaacttaaaataaagaaaatagttATACAATGCTGtaatgcaccaaaaaaaaagctaattaaacaaaaaaggaagtaAAAAAGTTACCATGCTGAAAAAGTTgcctttgtgaactccaataaaccaacatTATCTTccgccagtcaaatcgtaggcTGCCTAAAGTTTTGAGTGAACACGAACAGAAGTGTGTTGCATCTTTAGCAGCCGCAACTGCCCCAGATATAATAGATTCGGTTAtattgtttaccgtcaggagtttaaggtCTTCAGCCAAAGAAACAGGCACAGTAATGTAAGacgttaccataatgaaaaaagtaaatgcaGTGTGAGTTTtttaaagcagggtcagctgttgcagggaaaacttCAGTTTATTTCTGAAACTGACAATTTTAAGAAAGGTGAAATCAGAACAcatagaaatacttgggactgcaATTAGTacttaatttactttaaaaaaaaaaaaattaaataaaaaaagacatttagggaattaaaaatgaaatatactgCAGCTCACTTGAttgcagtaaaaaataaactgccaCACACTAAATTAAGCTgtcagattgtgctaatgaaaacatCAAAAAATGTATGAcagtgtgcttgctgtggtgcATTTAATATAGTAAAAAGCAGAACAAACTCACAGAgatcattgcagtcatcagctgcatagattaaccattcagcagaatgaggcaacaaataAGTGAGTACAAACATGACCTTGCTGTTTTAgaatcactttagtgtcttagcaAGTTGTTGCAAGCTGTTCAATatgatagcaaccaacttgctgctgaagtggcacccagcaattggatttggcgaccacatttttttttggacaaggagccattgtttttttttttttttttaccaggccTCTATTGATGTCTTGGGAGACAGTATTGCAAAAGCTCCTGTAAACTCAcgtttttacatacaaaatacaaaaagcat
The sequence above is drawn from the Acipenser ruthenus chromosome 29, fAciRut3.2 maternal haplotype, whole genome shotgun sequence genome and encodes:
- the LOC117432265 gene encoding zinc finger protein 512B-like isoform X2, whose product is MADSSKSTARSGGRSRPASEETAKKTAATGNKHGGAAVEKIEGKKKGRPRADNQELRNIPATISEKLNHQCPYCEAAFASKTRVEKHKAWNHADRVSQEPTAGSEADNEVHKTPVKGSAKKRAAESSDASPIRSKVKKTREVFQHSQNGEYVPQKAGRKHQQGAASEASPTTSGGSEGEAGSFPEEDPERTRHRRKQRTPKKFTGEQPSISGTFGMKGLTKSEEKVKSGRGKKVVGNDCKKEPKRKAQGANLRKDPVSYSPGSKEERWQQVITEKGEVVCPTCSLISRKTVPGLKKHMEICLKLQDALKCQDCQKQFKSKAGLNYHTMAEHINKPSAHKDSFPDEQEERDRLRKVLKQMGKLKCPNEGCTATFSSLMGYQYHQKRCGKDPSDTEKPVFVCKHCRKNYKSKAGHDYHIRSEHSTSPKQSEQVAAREEEEEEEEIEDFERTPSGRVRRRSAQVAVFHLQEIAEDELAKDWNKRKMKDDLVPDIKRLNYTRPGLPKFNPKVLDNWKKEVKEKGFIFCVNNHCEAVYSSVSGLKAHLANCNKEGGSVGKYRCLLCQKEFSSESGVKYHIGKTHSVNWFRTSNPVSPNGKRKELNNVKKDGKNSTTGKKRGRKPKERPPEPPQKDTEKAESKTSSTNATDTTASAANKITGDQRKETKPPAKKRGRAKKVQNKP
- the LOC117432265 gene encoding zinc finger protein 512B-like isoform X3 — translated: MVTQWKEEFKNRSRVKCPSSGCWLEFPSVYGLKYHYQRCQGATISEKLNHQCPYCEAAFASKTRVEKHKAWNHADRVSQEPTAGSEADNEVHKTPVKGSAKKRAAESSDASPIRSKVKKTREVFQHSQNGEYVPQKAGRKHQQGAASEASPTTSGGSEGEAGSFPEEDPERTRHRRKQRTPKKFTGEQPSISGTFGMKGLTKSEEKVKSGRGKKVVGNDCKKEPKRKAQGANLRKDPVSYSPGSKEERWQQVITEKGEVVCPTCSLISRKTVPGLKKHMEICLKLQDALKCQDCQKQFKSKAGLNYHTMAEHINKPSAHKDSFPDEQEERDRLRKVLKQMGKLKCPNEGCTATFSSLMGYQYHQKRCGKDPSDTEKPVFVCKHCRKNYKSKAGHDYHIRSEHSTSPKQSEQVAAREEEEEEEEIEDFERTPSGRVRRRSAQVAVFHLQEIAEDELAKDWNKRKMKDDLVPDIKRLNYTRPGLPKFNPKVLDNWKKEVKEKGFIFCVNNHCEAVYSSVSGLKAHLANCNKEGGSVGKYRCLLCQKEFSSESGVKYHIGKTHSVNWFRTSNPVSPNGKRKELNNVKKDGKNSTTGKKRGRKPKERPPEPPQKDTEKAESKTSSTNATDTTASAANKITGDQRKETKPPAKKRGRAKKVQNKP
- the LOC117432265 gene encoding zinc finger protein 512B-like isoform X1; translated protein: MADSSKSTARSGGRSRPASEETAKKTAATGNKHGGAAVEKIEGKKKGRPRADNQELRNIPASMVTQWKEEFKNRSRVKCPSSGCWLEFPSVYGLKYHYQRCQGATISEKLNHQCPYCEAAFASKTRVEKHKAWNHADRVSQEPTAGSEADNEVHKTPVKGSAKKRAAESSDASPIRSKVKKTREVFQHSQNGEYVPQKAGRKHQQGAASEASPTTSGGSEGEAGSFPEEDPERTRHRRKQRTPKKFTGEQPSISGTFGMKGLTKSEEKVKSGRGKKVVGNDCKKEPKRKAQGANLRKDPVSYSPGSKEERWQQVITEKGEVVCPTCSLISRKTVPGLKKHMEICLKLQDALKCQDCQKQFKSKAGLNYHTMAEHINKPSAHKDSFPDEQEERDRLRKVLKQMGKLKCPNEGCTATFSSLMGYQYHQKRCGKDPSDTEKPVFVCKHCRKNYKSKAGHDYHIRSEHSTSPKQSEQVAAREEEEEEEEIEDFERTPSGRVRRRSAQVAVFHLQEIAEDELAKDWNKRKMKDDLVPDIKRLNYTRPGLPKFNPKVLDNWKKEVKEKGFIFCVNNHCEAVYSSVSGLKAHLANCNKEGGSVGKYRCLLCQKEFSSESGVKYHIGKTHSVNWFRTSNPVSPNGKRKELNNVKKDGKNSTTGKKRGRKPKERPPEPPQKDTEKAESKTSSTNATDTTASAANKITGDQRKETKPPAKKRGRAKKVQNKP